The following is a genomic window from Paenibacillus thiaminolyticus.
AGGCGGAGATGAGGCGGCAGATCTCCTGATCCCCTTCATACAGGAAGCGCGTGCGGGATTCAGCGGGATAGCCGGAAGCCTCCATTTCCCGCTTGAAAAGCTGCAGCTCCTCCCGCGTGCGGAACAGCATCAGCGCACCGCCAGTTGTCTGCTCCAGAATAGCGAGCGCCATCCTCGTCTTCACCGCGAAGCTGTCCTGACCATAAGGAAGCGGCGCCACCGCCTGCATGACATTCGCATAATCATAGGAAGACGGGACGGAGAAGGACAAATAGTCCCCCATCCCGAGACTGTCCGCCACATACTTGAAGGAGCCGTCCACCGACAGCGTCGCCGAAGAGAAGACGATCGGCATCCGTGTCTTGAAGAGCCGCTCCGCTAATATCTCCTTGATCGTCTTCGGCATAATCGAGAAGACGAGACCGTCTCCGCGCTCGGTCGTCCAGCATATCGGCTTGTCCGCCCGATCGAATAGGACGAGTGCCTTCTGAATCATCTCGAGATGCTCTTCGACGATGCGCAGTTCATACGCGTTCAGCGTGTAGAGCTCGCTCTCATAGACGAGCGCTTCCTCGATGTCATCAATAATCCCTCGGAAGAGGCGCAGCTCCTGCAGCAGCGGTTCATCCAGCATTATCCGGCTGCGGTCGGAGCCGGCGATAGCCTGACTGCGGTCAGCCAGCGAGCGGAACAGATATCCGCTCTGCTCAATCGCCCGTTCAATAAGCTGCGCGAGGTTCTCCCGCACCTCTCCATTCAACAGGCGAAGCAGCAGCTCCTCGAATACGTCATGCTTGAGCTTGTAGCTGACCGCCTTCAACGCGGCAGACTCCAGCAGATGGCCTTCGTCGAAGACGACCGCGCAATGGTCCGGCAGCAGCGGCAATTGCCCTTCCCGCTTCCGGCTCTCTGCCGTCCACAGATGCTCCATGTAATAATCATGCGAACAAATGATCAGATCGGCAGCCTTGCGGTACTGATCCCGGGACAGCGTCTGTCCGCAGCGGTGCCGCTTCTCGCACACGAAGCAATCCTGGAACGTATCCCAGTTGATCCGCTGCCACCGGGCATCGTTCAGTTCCGGATATTCCGTCCGGCCGCCGTACGCATGGAACGCTTGCTGAGACTCCGGGCGGCGGACAAAGCGCGGCAGACCTTCATAGATGGCGTCATACAGCGGCGCGTCATCGTCCTCCCACAAGGAGCGGGCCTGATCCAGCTTCACCAGACACAAGTATTGATCCGGCGATTTGCTGAGTCTGGCATCGATGTCCAGCTTCAGATGCGCGGACAGCTTCGCGATATCGCCTTCCGGCTTCACCAGTTGCTCGATAAGCGACTCATCCGCGCATGCGATAACCGCCGGCTTCCGCATATAGCGGGCATAACAGATGGCATACAGCAAGTAAGCCATCGTCTTGCCCGTCCCTACCCCGGCCTCGGCGAAGATGGCCTGCTTCTCGGCATAGGCGCGCTCCAACTGGAAGGCCATATATATCTGCTCATCCCGCACTTCAAAGCCGGCCTCCGGCAATACTTCATAAAAAACGTCCGCCACCCAATCACTAACCTGTGGAATATAAGGGCGAGCGGGGTTATAATCAAAGGGGTACCGTTCCAACGTATGTATAGCCTCCATCTTGTTCATGACTTCAACAGAGGAGCCGAATAGAGCGTCTGCGGCATGCCCGCTCTCCGAAGACATGCGCATTCCCTCGCACCCTGCTCCTCTTCTGCTAGATTCATTCATTCCTATTTTATCGATTTTCGCGGCATCCAGCAATGCCACGGCCTGCCATCGCAGACAACGCAACACAGCCTTGCGGATCCATGCCGCTTACGGCATATATGCGATAATGGATAAAAATACCGGGCTTCGCTTCTTC
Proteins encoded in this region:
- a CDS encoding ATP-dependent DNA helicase; this translates as MERYPFDYNPARPYIPQVSDWVADVFYEVLPEAGFEVRDEQIYMAFQLERAYAEKQAIFAEAGVGTGKTMAYLLYAICYARYMRKPAVIACADESLIEQLVKPEGDIAKLSAHLKLDIDARLSKSPDQYLCLVKLDQARSLWEDDDAPLYDAIYEGLPRFVRRPESQQAFHAYGGRTEYPELNDARWQRINWDTFQDCFVCEKRHRCGQTLSRDQYRKAADLIICSHDYYMEHLWTAESRKREGQLPLLPDHCAVVFDEGHLLESAALKAVSYKLKHDVFEELLLRLLNGEVRENLAQLIERAIEQSGYLFRSLADRSQAIAGSDRSRIMLDEPLLQELRLFRGIIDDIEEALVYESELYTLNAYELRIVEEHLEMIQKALVLFDRADKPICWTTERGDGLVFSIMPKTIKEILAERLFKTRMPIVFSSATLSVDGSFKYVADSLGMGDYLSFSVPSSYDYANVMQAVAPLPYGQDSFAVKTRMALAILEQTTGGALMLFRTREELQLFKREMEASGYPAESRTRFLYEGDQEICRLISAFQADTDSVLCAVSLWEGLDVPGEALTKLIIWSLPYPPDDPVFLAKREAAADPFAEIDMPYMLLRLRQGIGRLIRTSSDYGRVAILDGDVYRSEAIRAQIQAAFPAGVALQEKL